One Longimicrobiales bacterium DNA window includes the following coding sequences:
- the selA gene encoding L-seryl-tRNA(Sec) selenium transferase, which yields MSAHLEDPRRSIPSIDRLLSGDAFQPLLSAASRARVVAALQAVQDGVRSRLAAGADDAPDDAWYAGAVEAELERRARPSLRPVINATGVVLHTNLGRAPLAAEAIDAMVRVAAGYANLEYDVARGRRGSRYVHCEELLRELTGAEAALVVNNNAAALVLALNTIASGRGVVVSRGELVEIGGGFRVPEIIARSGARPVETGATNRTRAQDYERALDRGVAALLKVHRSNFHMSGFVEEASLAELAPIARRAGLPLVHDLGSGLLLEPPPAVLAGEPTPQRSLAEGADVVAFSGDKMLGGPQAGVLIGRADLIEAMRRNPLCRALRVDKLTLAALEATLALYRDPLHALEQVPVLRMITAPADELKRRADAIAAQIHACGITTRVLPADGAVGGGALPDVHLPGFAVAIEADLPAAAMESGLRAGSPAVVALVRDGRLLLDVRTVRQEDEGALVEAVCALRT from the coding sequence GTGAGCGCTCACCTGGAGGATCCGCGTCGATCGATCCCTTCGATCGATCGGCTGCTCTCCGGCGACGCCTTCCAGCCGCTGCTGTCGGCTGCCTCGCGGGCGCGCGTGGTTGCAGCGCTGCAGGCGGTGCAGGACGGCGTGCGAAGCCGACTGGCCGCGGGCGCCGATGACGCACCCGACGACGCGTGGTACGCCGGCGCGGTGGAAGCGGAGCTCGAGCGGCGCGCACGCCCGTCGCTCCGCCCCGTCATCAATGCGACGGGAGTCGTGCTGCACACGAACCTGGGGCGTGCACCGCTCGCCGCGGAAGCGATCGATGCAATGGTGCGCGTCGCGGCCGGTTACGCGAACCTCGAGTACGACGTGGCGCGGGGGCGGCGCGGCTCACGCTACGTCCACTGCGAGGAGCTGCTGCGCGAGCTGACCGGCGCCGAGGCGGCACTCGTCGTGAACAACAACGCTGCCGCGCTCGTGCTCGCGCTGAACACGATCGCCTCGGGACGCGGAGTGGTCGTGTCACGCGGTGAGCTGGTCGAGATCGGCGGCGGCTTTCGCGTGCCGGAGATCATTGCGCGCAGCGGGGCACGGCCGGTCGAGACCGGCGCGACCAACCGGACGCGTGCGCAGGATTACGAGCGCGCCCTCGACCGCGGCGTCGCTGCACTTCTGAAGGTGCACCGCTCCAACTTCCACATGAGCGGCTTTGTCGAGGAAGCGAGTCTCGCCGAGCTGGCGCCGATCGCCCGCCGTGCGGGACTGCCGCTCGTTCACGATCTCGGCTCGGGTCTGCTGCTGGAGCCGCCGCCCGCAGTCCTTGCGGGCGAGCCGACACCGCAGCGCTCCCTGGCAGAGGGCGCGGACGTCGTGGCGTTCAGCGGGGACAAGATGCTGGGCGGGCCGCAGGCTGGCGTGCTGATCGGGCGCGCCGACCTCATCGAAGCGATGCGCCGCAACCCGCTCTGTCGTGCACTGCGCGTCGACAAGCTGACGCTGGCCGCACTCGAGGCGACGCTCGCGCTGTACCGTGACCCGCTGCACGCCCTGGAGCAGGTGCCCGTGCTGCGCATGATCACAGCGCCGGCAGACGAGCTGAAGCGGCGCGCCGACGCGATCGCCGCCCAGATCCACGCGTGCGGGATCACGACCCGTGTGCTGCCGGCAGACGGCGCTGTCGGGGGCGGTGCGTTGCCGGACGTGCACCTGCCCGGCTTTGCCGTGGCGATCGAGGCGGATCTGCCGGCCGCCGCAATGGAGTCGGGGCTCCGTGCCGGGTCGCCTGCTGTCGTGGCGCTGGTACGCGATGGGCGCCTGCTCCTGGATGTGCGCACGGTGCGCCAGGAGGATGAGGGTGCACTGGTCGAAGCCGTCTGCGCGCTGCGCACATGA
- a CDS encoding BON domain-containing protein, which yields MMRTSRKTHGTAWTMAVGAAAGVAAAALWTVRARGWPRRSQRTTGQNTLEDQVVNALLEDETTSRCGIEVAAISPGVIELTGSVGTPSELRRAVEVTQGVDGVNTVVNRLEVGMESSRMSERQRRYAEGDPALREQHWYGVGVGTGRRRQGASTDPERRDDRVDMVTDAFEAQAAEEEREEEPGMEPPPGGGGPPAV from the coding sequence ATGATGCGCACATCCAGAAAGACGCACGGCACGGCGTGGACGATGGCCGTCGGCGCGGCCGCGGGCGTTGCGGCGGCGGCACTGTGGACCGTTCGTGCGCGCGGCTGGCCGCGCCGCTCGCAGCGGACGACCGGGCAGAACACGCTCGAGGACCAGGTGGTGAATGCACTGCTCGAGGACGAGACGACGTCGCGCTGCGGCATCGAGGTGGCGGCGATCTCGCCCGGGGTCATCGAGCTGACCGGTTCGGTCGGCACACCGTCGGAGCTGCGGCGGGCAGTGGAGGTGACGCAGGGCGTCGACGGCGTGAACACCGTCGTCAACCGGCTCGAGGTCGGCATGGAGAGCTCGCGCATGAGCGAGCGCCAGCGCCGCTACGCGGAAGGCGATCCCGCACTGCGCGAGCAGCACTGGTACGGCGTGGGTGTCGGCACGGGCCGGCGGAGGCAGGGCGCCTCGACCGATCCCGAGCGTCGCGACGACCGTGTCGACATGGTGACGGACGCATTCGAGGCGCAGGCCGCCGAAGAAGAGCGTGAGGAGGAGCCGGGCATGGAGCCACCGCCCGGCGGTGGCGGTCCGCCGGCGGTCTGA
- a CDS encoding HAD family hydrolase, with protein MSSPAAFLDRDGTLIEERSYLGDPDGVTLLPGVVEGLQALRDRGYRLIVVTNQSGIARGLIRAADYDRVRQRLDELLAGSGVALDGVYVCPHHPAITGPCDCRKPGLALYRQAAAEHDIDLAASVFIGDKTSDVEPAAALGGRGILVRTGYGRTSETAVDAAVAVADDFAGAVELALGGAGAPPQ; from the coding sequence ATGAGCAGCCCGGCCGCGTTCCTCGACCGTGATGGTACGCTGATCGAAGAGCGCAGCTACCTCGGGGATCCCGACGGTGTCACGCTCCTGCCCGGCGTGGTGGAGGGGCTGCAGGCGCTGCGCGACCGGGGCTACCGGTTGATCGTGGTGACGAACCAGTCCGGCATCGCGCGGGGGCTGATCCGTGCCGCCGACTACGACCGCGTGCGCCAGCGCCTGGACGAGCTGCTCGCGGGGTCCGGCGTTGCGCTGGACGGCGTCTATGTCTGCCCCCATCACCCTGCGATCACCGGACCCTGCGACTGCCGCAAGCCGGGCCTCGCGCTCTACCGCCAGGCGGCGGCCGAGCACGACATCGACCTGGCCGCCTCGGTGTTCATCGGAGACAAGACGAGCGACGTCGAGCCCGCGGCGGCTCTGGGCGGTCGCGGGATCCTGGTACGGACCGGCTACGGGCGCACGAGCGAGACCGCGGTCGATGCCGCCGTCGCCGTGGCGGACGACTTTGCCGGCGCGGTCGAACTGGCCCTCGGCGGTGCCGGAGCGCCGCCGCAGTAG
- a CDS encoding aminotransferase class I/II-fold pyridoxal phosphate-dependent enzyme yields MTRIRLASRFDNFPPYPLADVPQIKRELIARGVDVIDLGAGDADLAPPPAAVEALVAATRDVAMNRYPFQLGLPAFRERVAAWMQERFGVELDPYRELLPLIGSKEGIAHLAFAYVSPGDSTILPDPGYQPYVGGTLLAGGRPFAVPLRPEHDFLIPFEELPADVVKTARVLYLNYPNNPTAAIAPREYLERAVEFCLRNDVLLVYDNAYSEIAFDGYRPPSILEIPGARDVAVEFHSFSKTYNMTGWRIGWAAGSADVIAALARVKSFVDTGQFLAVQAAARAALETSAQWVPGNVAEFQARRDAAVGALRAAGFDATSPRATMYLWVPVPTGFDSETLARQALLQEGVVIMPGAALGAGGQGFFRVALTRGADVLQEAARRLARVLETAEPDMVTGLQPGR; encoded by the coding sequence ATGACACGCATCCGGCTCGCAAGCCGTTTCGATAACTTTCCGCCGTACCCGCTGGCCGATGTCCCGCAGATCAAGCGCGAGCTGATCGCGCGCGGCGTCGATGTGATCGATCTCGGCGCCGGCGACGCGGACCTGGCCCCGCCCCCGGCCGCGGTCGAGGCGCTGGTCGCGGCGACGCGCGACGTCGCGATGAACCGCTACCCGTTCCAGCTCGGGCTGCCTGCGTTTCGCGAGCGCGTCGCTGCCTGGATGCAGGAGCGCTTCGGCGTAGAGCTCGATCCGTACCGCGAGCTGCTGCCGCTGATCGGATCCAAGGAGGGCATCGCACACCTGGCCTTCGCGTACGTGTCACCCGGTGACAGCACGATCCTGCCGGACCCGGGCTACCAGCCCTACGTCGGCGGCACACTGCTGGCCGGGGGACGCCCCTTCGCGGTGCCGCTGCGCCCCGAGCACGACTTCCTGATCCCGTTCGAGGAGCTGCCCGCGGACGTCGTCAAAACCGCGCGCGTGCTGTACCTCAACTACCCGAACAACCCGACCGCCGCGATCGCACCGCGCGAGTATCTCGAGCGCGCCGTCGAGTTCTGTCTGCGCAACGACGTCCTGCTCGTCTACGACAACGCGTACAGCGAGATCGCGTTCGACGGATACCGTCCGCCGAGCATTCTCGAGATCCCGGGCGCGCGCGACGTCGCGGTCGAGTTCCACTCCTTCTCCAAGACGTACAACATGACGGGGTGGCGCATCGGCTGGGCGGCGGGTAGCGCGGATGTCATCGCCGCGCTCGCACGCGTGAAGTCGTTCGTCGACACGGGTCAGTTCCTGGCCGTCCAGGCGGCGGCACGTGCGGCGCTGGAGACCTCCGCCCAGTGGGTGCCCGGCAACGTCGCCGAGTTCCAGGCGCGTCGGGACGCGGCCGTTGGCGCGCTGCGCGCAGCCGGCTTCGACGCGACGTCACCGCGCGCCACGATGTACCTCTGGGTGCCGGTGCCGACCGGGTTCGATTCGGAAACGCTGGCGCGCCAGGCGCTGCTGCAGGAGGGCGTCGTGATCATGCCGGGCGCGGCGCTCGGCGCCGGAGGACAGGGCTTCTTCCGGGTCGCGCTCACACGCGGTGCCGACGTGCTCCAGGAGGCCGCGCGACGCCTGGCCCGGGTGCTGGAAACCGCGGAACCGGATATGGTTACGGGGTTACAACCCGGACGATGA
- a CDS encoding Ig-like domain-containing protein: MSPRRALVAAVALLGCAQYGAPPGGERDQQPPQVVATVPEPLSVVPDLRGAVVIRFNERLSEQGAEDAVIVSPRTGDVRVRRSGSELRVEMQGGWRAGQIYRIVILPELRDLFGNQRTEPAELVFSTGPEIPQTALAGIVTERITGRPPQRAVVEAVRQADSTVYVTPVATDGFFALLNLPEGEYELMAYADANQDWTPGPAEPRSRALGVTLGADTLAQDLAILPFDTTAARVLGAAMQDGAVRVQLDDYVDSTGIADATATLYALPDTTPLPVAFTVRFSAPQPARADSAARPDMLADAALPDSLAVVQDTVAAEPVGPPAQRAGQAAADSVRVPLPAREFFAVPASPPAPGEYLIGVTGITNINGYPDGGGMAPLTITPRDTARALPDTTRLRPDTTAAAPDSLRVAPDTTRIPPAPVRVLPDTTRIPTPTPVRPDTTRTPPPPTPVPTDTTRTPPPPTRTPPPQPARRP, from the coding sequence GTGAGCCCGCGCCGCGCACTGGTCGCGGCGGTCGCGCTGCTCGGCTGCGCACAGTACGGTGCACCGCCGGGCGGCGAGCGCGACCAGCAGCCGCCACAGGTGGTTGCGACCGTGCCCGAGCCGCTCAGCGTCGTGCCCGACCTGCGCGGGGCAGTCGTCATCCGCTTCAACGAACGGCTGAGCGAGCAGGGCGCCGAGGACGCAGTGATTGTATCGCCGCGCACGGGCGATGTCCGGGTGCGCCGCAGCGGCTCCGAGCTGCGCGTCGAGATGCAGGGCGGCTGGCGAGCGGGGCAGATCTATCGGATCGTGATCCTGCCGGAACTGCGCGACCTGTTCGGCAATCAGCGCACCGAGCCCGCGGAGCTCGTGTTCTCCACGGGGCCCGAGATCCCCCAGACCGCGCTCGCCGGGATCGTGACCGAGCGGATCACGGGGCGTCCGCCCCAGCGCGCGGTCGTGGAAGCAGTGCGTCAGGCGGACTCCACCGTGTACGTGACGCCGGTAGCGACCGACGGCTTCTTCGCGCTGCTCAACCTGCCCGAGGGCGAGTACGAGCTGATGGCCTACGCAGACGCGAACCAGGACTGGACGCCGGGACCCGCCGAGCCGCGGTCGCGTGCGCTGGGCGTCACCCTGGGCGCCGACACGCTCGCGCAGGATCTCGCGATCCTGCCGTTCGACACAACCGCCGCGCGCGTGCTTGGCGCGGCGATGCAGGACGGCGCTGTACGCGTGCAGCTCGACGACTACGTCGATTCGACCGGCATTGCCGACGCAACCGCGACACTGTACGCGCTGCCGGATACGACACCGCTCCCGGTTGCGTTCACTGTGCGCTTCTCGGCGCCACAGCCCGCGCGCGCTGACAGTGCTGCCCGGCCGGACATGCTTGCCGATGCCGCATTGCCTGATTCGCTGGCGGTGGTGCAGGATACGGTGGCCGCTGAGCCCGTCGGGCCTCCCGCACAACGGGCTGGACAGGCAGCAGCGGACTCCGTTCGCGTGCCGCTTCCCGCGCGCGAGTTCTTCGCGGTGCCGGCATCACCGCCCGCACCGGGCGAGTACCTGATCGGTGTGACCGGTATCACGAACATCAACGGGTATCCGGACGGCGGGGGCATGGCACCGCTCACGATCACGCCACGCGACACAGCGCGGGCGCTCCCGGACACGACCCGGCTGCGGCCCGACACGACCGCTGCTGCACCGGACAGCCTGCGCGTCGCGCCGGACACGACGCGCATTCCACCAGCCCCCGTGCGCGTCCTTCCCGATACCACGCGGATCCCGACGCCGACGCCGGTGCGGCCCGACACCACGCGGACTCCGCCGCCCCCGACGCCGGTGCCGACGGACACCACGCGGACTCCGCCGCCTCCGACGCGCACTCCGCCTCCGCAGCCGGCCCGCCGCCCGTGA
- a CDS encoding valine--tRNA ligase yields MREPLPTRYDPSEFEHALYTEWEERGFFHADERAVVAHAADPYVIVIPPPNVTAVLHMGHGLNNTIQDVLTRFERMRGREALYLPGTDHAGIATQNVVERQIAQEGLTRDDLGREKFVERVWSFVDETGSTILQQLRAIGCSCDWERTRFTLEPELSRAVREVFVRLYEKGLVYRGSYIINWCPRCLTALSDEEAEAEETNGRIYHLRYPLADADDAAGLPRLPDGRPYLVVATTRPETMLGDTAVAVHPEDGRYASLVGGSVDLPLAARRIPIVADDYVDPEFGSGAVKITPAHDPNDFEVARRHALPMLDVLTPDAHLNDSVPEPFRGLERMEARRRVVAAFEEQGLLERVEDHRHAVPHCYRCGTIVEPRLSEQWFVRMKPLAEPALRAAQTERVRFTPERFRKIYEHWLENIRDWCISRQLWWGHRIPVWYCRADGCGETIVAREDPTSCPKCGGTSMEQDPDVLDTWFSSWLWPFSTLGWPEQTEDLKAFYPTNTLVTAPEILFFWVARMIMAGYEFMGEAPFTDVYLTGTVRDMQGRKMSKSLGNGIDPIEVVKLFGADALRHTVVSAAGPGTDVQLDPENLEDSFAPGRNFANKLWNAARFALMNLPAENVPSLAEVEGDLELADRWILSRMNRATAEVTRQLEQFRFDEAAEAARAFFWNELADWYLELIKPRMLDDAPAAGRAAAQATLVVALDTVLRLLHPIMPFVTEALWRKLPTAGGVLPAESLIVAPWPQTEATRIDADAEARMHALIELIGTVRALRTEYKVPPSTPLQVRLGKVDAPLEAALVAEERALRRMARVDAIERGNGSGAGGAHAVLRGGTELFIPLAGVIDMERERARLSAELQRLEGQLRGTEGKLANDTFVARAPADVVAREREKAASLREQRERLAEKLKALT; encoded by the coding sequence ATGCGCGAGCCGCTGCCGACCCGGTACGACCCGAGTGAATTCGAGCACGCGCTCTACACCGAATGGGAAGAGCGCGGTTTTTTCCATGCCGACGAGCGTGCGGTCGTGGCGCACGCCGCCGACCCCTACGTCATCGTGATCCCGCCGCCGAACGTCACGGCGGTGCTGCACATGGGACACGGGCTGAACAACACGATTCAGGACGTGCTGACGCGCTTCGAGCGCATGCGCGGCCGCGAAGCGCTGTACCTGCCGGGCACCGACCACGCGGGCATCGCGACGCAGAACGTGGTCGAGCGCCAGATCGCACAGGAGGGGTTGACCCGCGACGACCTGGGACGCGAGAAGTTCGTCGAGCGCGTCTGGTCGTTCGTCGATGAGACCGGCTCCACGATCCTGCAGCAGCTGCGCGCAATCGGCTGCTCCTGCGACTGGGAGCGCACCCGCTTCACGCTGGAGCCGGAGCTGTCCCGCGCGGTGCGCGAAGTCTTCGTCCGGCTCTACGAGAAGGGGCTGGTCTACCGCGGCAGCTACATCATCAACTGGTGTCCTCGCTGCCTGACCGCGCTCTCCGACGAGGAGGCCGAGGCGGAGGAGACGAACGGCCGGATCTATCACCTGCGCTATCCGCTTGCGGACGCGGATGACGCTGCGGGGTTGCCGCGGCTGCCGGACGGCCGGCCGTACCTGGTCGTGGCGACGACGCGGCCGGAAACGATGCTCGGCGACACTGCCGTTGCCGTGCACCCCGAGGATGGCCGCTACGCTTCGCTCGTGGGCGGCTCGGTCGACCTGCCGCTCGCCGCTCGCCGGATTCCGATCGTTGCCGATGATTACGTCGATCCGGAGTTCGGCAGCGGGGCAGTGAAGATCACTCCCGCGCACGACCCCAACGACTTCGAGGTGGCGCGCCGGCACGCTCTGCCGATGCTGGACGTGCTGACGCCCGACGCGCACCTCAACGATTCCGTGCCGGAGCCGTTCCGTGGCCTGGAGCGGATGGAGGCGCGGCGCCGGGTCGTCGCGGCGTTCGAGGAGCAGGGGCTGCTGGAGCGCGTGGAAGATCACCGTCACGCGGTGCCGCACTGCTACCGCTGCGGCACGATCGTCGAGCCGCGTCTTTCGGAGCAGTGGTTCGTGCGCATGAAGCCGCTGGCCGAGCCCGCGCTGCGCGCTGCGCAGACCGAACGCGTGCGCTTCACGCCGGAACGCTTCCGCAAGATCTACGAGCACTGGCTCGAGAACATCCGCGACTGGTGCATCTCCAGGCAGCTCTGGTGGGGCCACCGGATCCCGGTGTGGTACTGTCGCGCCGACGGCTGCGGCGAGACGATCGTCGCGCGCGAGGACCCGACGTCGTGCCCGAAGTGCGGCGGCACGAGCATGGAGCAGGACCCGGACGTGCTCGACACCTGGTTCTCGTCGTGGCTCTGGCCCTTCTCGACGCTGGGCTGGCCGGAGCAGACCGAGGACCTGAAGGCGTTCTATCCCACGAACACGCTCGTGACTGCGCCCGAGATCCTGTTCTTCTGGGTCGCGCGCATGATCATGGCCGGTTACGAGTTCATGGGAGAGGCGCCCTTCACGGACGTATACCTGACCGGCACCGTGCGCGACATGCAGGGTCGCAAGATGTCGAAGTCGCTCGGCAACGGCATCGATCCGATCGAGGTCGTGAAGCTGTTCGGCGCCGACGCACTGCGCCATACGGTCGTCAGCGCAGCCGGCCCCGGCACGGACGTGCAGCTCGATCCGGAGAACCTCGAGGACTCGTTCGCGCCGGGCCGCAACTTCGCGAACAAGCTGTGGAACGCCGCCCGCTTCGCTCTGATGAACCTGCCGGCGGAGAACGTGCCGTCACTCGCGGAGGTGGAAGGCGATCTCGAGCTCGCGGACCGCTGGATCCTGTCGCGCATGAACCGCGCGACTGCCGAGGTCACTCGACAGCTCGAGCAGTTCCGGTTCGACGAGGCGGCGGAGGCCGCGCGCGCGTTCTTCTGGAACGAGCTGGCCGACTGGTACCTCGAGTTGATCAAGCCGCGCATGCTCGACGACGCGCCCGCCGCGGGGCGCGCCGCCGCGCAGGCAACGCTCGTCGTCGCACTCGATACGGTGCTGCGACTGCTGCATCCGATCATGCCGTTCGTGACGGAGGCGCTCTGGCGCAAGCTGCCGACCGCGGGCGGAGTCCTGCCTGCGGAGTCGCTCATCGTCGCGCCGTGGCCGCAGACCGAAGCAACACGCATCGATGCGGATGCCGAAGCGCGCATGCACGCGCTGATCGAGCTGATCGGCACCGTGCGCGCACTGCGCACCGAGTACAAGGTGCCGCCGTCCACACCGCTGCAGGTTCGCCTGGGCAAGGTGGACGCGCCACTGGAAGCGGCGCTGGTTGCAGAGGAGCGCGCACTGCGGCGCATGGCCAGGGTGGATGCCATCGAGCGCGGCAACGGCTCCGGTGCGGGCGGCGCACACGCGGTGCTGCGGGGCGGCACGGAGCTGTTCATTCCGCTGGCCGGCGTCATCGACATGGAGCGCGAGCGTGCGCGCCTGTCCGCGGAGCTGCAGCGGCTCGAGGGACAGTTGCGCGGGACGGAGGGCAAGCTCGCAAACGACACGTTCGTTGCGCGCGCTCCGGCCGATGTCGTCGCACGCGAGCGTGAAAAGGCCGCGTCGCTGCGCGAGCAGCGGGAGCGGCTCGCCGAGAAGCTGAAGGCGCTGACGTGA
- a CDS encoding fumarylacetoacetate hydrolase family protein yields the protein MNTTDRRPGKIVCVGRNYAAHARELGNEIPSEPLLFLKPPSSVIENGGAIVLPPESQQVEHEAEIAVVIGKRARDVAEADALAYVAGYAPLNDVTARDLQKRDVQFTRAKGFDTFCPVGRMVPADGVDWRTLAVCCRVNGEQRQEGRASDMVFGIPQLIAYISRIMTLEPGDIIATGTPEGVGPLREGDEVEVELQGMTTVRNRVVRARRDQDEQRVPVHPPGASA from the coding sequence ATGAACACAACCGATCGCCGGCCCGGCAAGATCGTGTGCGTCGGCCGCAACTACGCGGCGCACGCCCGGGAGCTGGGCAACGAAATCCCCTCCGAACCGCTTCTATTCCTCAAGCCGCCGTCGTCGGTCATCGAGAACGGCGGCGCGATCGTGCTGCCGCCGGAATCGCAGCAGGTAGAGCACGAGGCGGAGATCGCGGTGGTGATCGGCAAGCGTGCACGCGACGTCGCCGAGGCCGATGCGCTTGCGTACGTCGCCGGCTACGCGCCGCTCAACGACGTCACGGCCCGTGACCTACAGAAGCGCGACGTACAGTTCACGCGAGCCAAGGGCTTCGACACGTTCTGTCCGGTGGGACGGATGGTCCCGGCGGATGGCGTCGACTGGCGTACGCTCGCGGTCTGCTGCCGCGTCAATGGAGAGCAGCGCCAGGAGGGTCGCGCGAGCGACATGGTATTCGGCATACCGCAGCTGATCGCCTACATCTCGCGCATCATGACGCTGGAGCCGGGCGACATCATCGCGACCGGAACACCGGAGGGCGTAGGACCGCTGCGTGAAGGCGACGAGGTCGAAGTGGAGCTGCAGGGCATGACGACCGTGCGCAACCGGGTGGTGCGCGCACGGAGGGACCAGGACGAACAACGGGTGCCGGTGCACCCCCCAGGAGCAAGCGCATGA